One part of the Polycyclovorans algicola TG408 genome encodes these proteins:
- a CDS encoding flavin reductase, with protein MGNTAAFDATEFRRALGSFATGVTIITTRDMQGEPVGLTVNSFSSVSLNPPLVLWSLANNALSLPAFRNNGHWAVHVLASDQEDLSGRFARRGENKFAGLDFDEGEGGVPLLRGCMARFQCRTATLYEGGDHLIFIGEVLSFDRDDAAPLVFHGGGYAHATQRDPAHTSPKSAWLDGSFSGDFLGYLLGRSHFRFYAQIRPLLEQAGLSDEEFYVLSALTLKQRMAINDLDAGMAGVLDDGSRDALASLVARGLARSVPEGYELSDAGRDCALRLISAATAVESQVLERLGPGDAQVLKSLLNRLLTVIDPGAAALWDGAP; from the coding sequence ATGGGCAATACCGCCGCGTTTGACGCCACCGAGTTCCGCCGCGCGCTGGGCAGCTTTGCCACCGGCGTGACCATCATCACCACCCGCGACATGCAGGGTGAGCCGGTTGGCCTGACGGTGAACAGCTTCAGCTCGGTGTCGTTGAACCCGCCGCTGGTGTTGTGGAGCCTGGCCAACAACGCCCTCAGCCTGCCGGCGTTTCGCAACAACGGACACTGGGCGGTGCACGTGCTGGCCAGTGATCAGGAAGACCTGTCGGGCCGTTTTGCCCGGCGCGGCGAGAACAAGTTTGCCGGGCTGGACTTCGATGAAGGCGAAGGTGGCGTGCCCTTGCTGCGCGGCTGCATGGCGCGCTTCCAATGTCGCACCGCCACGCTGTACGAGGGCGGCGATCACCTGATCTTCATTGGCGAAGTGCTGTCGTTTGATCGCGATGACGCGGCGCCACTGGTGTTTCACGGTGGGGGCTACGCCCACGCAACCCAGCGCGATCCAGCACACACTTCACCAAAGAGCGCCTGGCTGGATGGCAGCTTCAGCGGCGACTTTTTGGGCTACCTGCTGGGCCGCAGCCACTTCCGCTTTTACGCGCAGATTCGGCCGCTGCTGGAACAGGCCGGCCTGAGCGATGAAGAGTTCTACGTGCTGTCGGCCCTCACCCTGAAACAACGCATGGCCATCAATGACCTTGATGCCGGCATGGCCGGGGTGCTGGACGACGGCAGCCGTGATGCCCTGGCATCGCTGGTGGCGCGCGGTCTCGCACGCAGCGTGCCCGAAGGCTACGAACTGAGCGACGCCGGCCGCGACTGCGCGCTGCGACTTATCTCAGCCGCCACTGCGGTGGAGTCACAGGTGCTGGAACGGCTGGGGCCGGGCGATGCGCAGGTGCTCAAGTCATTGCTCAACCGTTTACTGACCGTGATCGATCCCGGCGCAGCGGCGTTGTGGGATGGCGCGCCGTAA
- a CDS encoding DUF1302 domain-containing protein gives MPRCKRPARLAAIPAAAALLTALMAAGPAAAQTQLFGFDVDYQLQGSYLLGIRADDQDQRLINSPPSPEIPLPDFLKLPESNNFDDGNRNFDQGSIVNNRATLLGEIQFDQDHWGFLVRGDAFYDQAYIDTNDNRSPDTINKSDGPSNKFSGAAKSFTGRRGRLLDAYVYGNWLYDNGMSLNLRVGRHIAAWGESLFFSGVALAQAPADASKANLAGADVKSILLPVNQISLRFGLNDKLTLLGQYKLEHKPTEVNAVGEYYSFADVVGPGAEFIYGIKNPLFLSNLSDPNLLSSDLPETLQLIVDLLAPDLPTGDATDLLSGLLSGLDPLLPDVNLPLQGIDQPGTPRNINVQRAADINPSDFGQYGLGVSYQVTPNTNVGLYRLRYHNTNPAPIQNYGFALLLPGAGGLPPVTTEAFGLQVPVTYNITYFQGIDMTAGSFSTTFLGANVGGEVIYREGVDVLVDVDGGLLGPVPTPTRADTAQVLLSGLYLFTPRFFWDQLVIVAEAGYLNVMDITEACGPTSCSTELTNDREAWGYSMLAIADVRNVFSGWDLQIPVNAAVGVHGTASQPGAFGALTGEGDTRLGIGFNFTRLQRLTLGVTFSGFLGGGSLDKRPLADRSNVSFTVRYPFF, from the coding sequence ATGCCCCGCTGTAAGCGCCCTGCCCGGCTTGCAGCCATTCCTGCGGCTGCAGCGCTGTTGACCGCGCTGATGGCCGCCGGGCCCGCGGCCGCGCAAACCCAGCTTTTCGGCTTCGATGTTGACTACCAACTGCAGGGGTCTTACCTGTTGGGCATTCGCGCCGACGACCAGGACCAGCGGCTGATCAACTCGCCGCCCAGCCCCGAGATTCCGCTGCCGGATTTCTTGAAACTGCCGGAGTCGAACAACTTTGACGATGGCAACCGCAACTTTGACCAGGGCTCCATCGTCAACAACCGCGCCACGCTGCTGGGCGAGATTCAGTTTGACCAGGATCACTGGGGCTTTCTGGTGCGTGGCGACGCGTTTTACGATCAGGCGTACATCGACACCAACGACAATCGCTCGCCCGACACCATCAACAAAAGCGACGGCCCGTCCAACAAATTCAGCGGTGCCGCCAAGAGCTTCACCGGCCGTCGCGGGCGTCTGCTCGACGCCTACGTTTACGGCAACTGGCTTTACGACAACGGCATGTCGCTGAACCTGCGCGTCGGTCGCCACATTGCCGCCTGGGGCGAGAGCCTTTTCTTCTCGGGCGTGGCACTGGCGCAAGCGCCAGCCGACGCGTCCAAAGCCAACCTTGCAGGCGCCGACGTCAAGAGCATTCTGTTGCCGGTCAACCAGATATCGCTGCGCTTTGGGCTGAACGACAAGCTCACCCTGTTGGGTCAGTACAAGCTCGAACACAAGCCCACCGAGGTCAATGCCGTCGGTGAGTACTACTCGTTTGCTGATGTCGTGGGGCCGGGCGCGGAGTTCATTTACGGCATCAAGAACCCGCTGTTTTTGTCAAACCTTTCCGATCCCAACCTGCTGTCGTCCGATCTGCCGGAAACGCTGCAACTGATCGTCGACCTGTTGGCGCCCGACCTGCCCACGGGCGACGCCACCGACTTGCTGAGCGGCCTTCTCAGCGGCCTGGACCCGCTGCTGCCCGACGTGAACTTGCCGCTGCAAGGCATCGACCAACCCGGCACGCCGCGCAACATCAACGTGCAGCGCGCCGCCGACATCAACCCCAGCGACTTCGGCCAGTACGGACTGGGCGTGTCGTACCAGGTGACGCCAAACACCAACGTTGGCCTGTATCGCCTGCGGTATCACAACACCAACCCGGCGCCGATCCAGAACTACGGATTCGCCCTGCTGTTGCCCGGCGCGGGCGGGCTGCCGCCCGTCACCACCGAGGCCTTTGGACTGCAGGTTCCCGTCACTTACAACATCACCTATTTCCAGGGCATCGACATGACGGCGGGCAGCTTTTCGACCACCTTCCTCGGCGCCAACGTCGGCGGCGAAGTGATCTACCGCGAGGGCGTCGACGTGCTGGTTGATGTCGACGGCGGCCTGCTCGGCCCGGTGCCGACCCCCACCCGTGCCGACACCGCGCAAGTGCTGCTGTCCGGTTTGTACCTGTTCACTCCGCGATTCTTCTGGGACCAATTGGTCATCGTGGCCGAGGCCGGCTATCTGAATGTGATGGACATTACCGAGGCTTGCGGCCCCACCAGTTGCTCCACCGAACTGACCAATGACCGTGAAGCCTGGGGCTATTCGATGCTGGCGATTGCCGATGTCCGCAACGTGTTTTCCGGCTGGGACCTGCAGATTCCGGTGAACGCGGCGGTCGGCGTTCATGGCACCGCATCGCAGCCCGGTGCGTTCGGCGCACTGACCGGAGAAGGCGACACCCGCCTCGGCATCGGTTTCAACTTCACCCGCCTGCAGCGGCTGACCCTGGGGGTAACCTTCAGCGGCTTCCTCGGCGGCGGCAGCCTCGACAAGCGACCGCTTGCCGACCGCTCCAACGTCTCCTTCACCGTGCGCTATCCGTTTTTCTGA